One segment of Nomia melanderi isolate GNS246 chromosome 10, iyNomMela1, whole genome shotgun sequence DNA contains the following:
- the LOC116428719 gene encoding dual oxidase 1-like isoform X2, with protein MHILYNLIIIFYCIIFSYSKTTNSTTFVCLHCNKPEKDDFDNDKGRLLEWLFTGCWGDNGCNKTNFKTYVIEYAGYDGWYNNIGHPELGAVDTPLLRRWPAAYEDGVYKPSGYNRPEPLELSEKLLNGDIGSKSKTGKNVLLVFFGQHIVEEILDAQRPACPPEYFNIKIPNNHHYRTKLGHSEMPVLRTRYDKRTGHNPNNPRQQLNEITPFLDGGLIYGTSKAWSNVLRTYTNGTFDPNGLLAASHENLYPEYNTDKLPMFNPPPPIHHHEYIMQHYTEEVERFFKLGNPRGNENPFLLSLGIIWFRWHNHIANYIRHKQPNWSGEKIYNEARKWVIATQQHIVTNEWLPEWLGKKLPKYTGYNPTIDPQIDQFFQAAAFRFGHTLVPPGVYLRDYGKNGCKIKQNSRAIRTCNNYWMSENSIFENMTKIEGIIDIEKLIMGMSIQLCEEEDHKIVEDLRGSLFGPLEFSRRDLMALNIQRGRDHGLPDYNTVRMAYNLGRVNNESHFKNVGKEIKHTFLKLHNFSFDNVDLWVGGILETTDGPGELFQAIIFDQFERIRNGDRFWYKNKKNKLFTSDEIKRLENLSFYDIMISVTSMEHNDIPSKPFGVPKSGKEMHRTCYENKIITKNTCKKSGTNMNCYYAKQITIDDVDKCTNPATYDYFYNSNISFIFTFMGLSTIFCCCITLFYFQLRIKLNNQDQFQSECREPHLMNEDQTPTMFTANEWQGKKLLLRPIIIVLNVEKKQIEVQNYLGFIIRAIDLTNCTIIMVFISSDSNYVMIRVDHNYDLVLKFDTNYLKHLFLRTMKKFIVELRTISIKESENITVKELFKQAVTKRSRQKKVEQFFRVVFAQALHIVHTEEEMLKIDSTVAKEVIYTELTIIEFSEALSMTPDSEFIGKIFKLTDKDKNGFISFREFLDMLIIFLKGSAEEKVKLMFDMYDINGTGRLKKDDFKNMLRSLMETVNADITDNNLETLVQSMMDHANIAIKETINLQDFHQILSDFNDKLNCAELELNINANGKYKKLHIGASTSKSTFMGEVQRTMESLYADPNELRTRIGGDNKIETDIHQERNNIHEIEKIVDDIPYSQDYWYPLMKYLANKKLQIFWLCLYTFILIGTFFERYYYYSMECEHSGLRHILGYGLAITRGAASGIMFTYSTLLITMCHNTITFFRDTILQLYIPFDFMIEMHKYIACWGLLFTVLHIIGHGFNFYHISTQTADDLTCLFPNYFHQTHVLPKFHYWCFQTITGLTGILLTIITGLIYLCSLPNIRRIFYNWFSSIHSLYPVFYILILLHGSGRFVQEPFFHYFLLGPLILFIIDKIVTVTRKTIEISILKADILPSGVICIMFPKPPNFQYKSGQWIRVACPALQTSEYHPFTLSSAPHESNLSIHIRTVGSWTTKIRNRLDLAVTLKKELPMIHIDGPYGQCHQNWYNYDLSIMIGGGIGVTPFASILKDIVYKTNNELNMSRKKVYFLWVTRTQKQFEWMVDIIRNIENADINNTILCHIFITQFYQKFDLRTILLYICERHFQKISNKSLFTGLKAVTHFGRPKFSEFFISVQKLHPTINRIGVFSCGTPSMIQSIDTACKSITLNQNLNVLFQHYYKSF; from the exons atgcatattttatataatttaattattattttctattgtattatatttagcTACAGTAAAACAACAAATTCAACTACTTTTGTATGTTTACACT GTAATAAACCAGAGAAGGATGATTTTGATAATGACAAAGGAAGATTATTAGAATGGTTATTTACCGGCTGCTGGGGAGATAACGGgtgtaataaaacaaattttaaaacttacGTAATAGAATATGCTGGATATGATGGATGGTATAACAATATTGGACATCCAGAATTAGGAGCTGTTGATACGCCTTTGTTAAGAAGATGGCCTGCTGCTTATGAAGACGGTGTATATAAACCTTCAGGGTATAATAGACCAGAACCATTAGAATTGAGTGAGAAACTACTTAATGGTGATATTGGTTCTAAGTCGAAAACaggaaaaaatgtattacttgtatttttTG GACAACATATTGTGGAAGAAATTTTGGATGCACAAAGACCCGCATGTCCACCagaatactttaatattaaaattccaaataatcatcattaTAGAACAAAACTTGGACATTCTGAAATGCCAGTATTACGTACACGTTACGATAAGAGAACTGGACACAACCCTAATAATCCGCGTCAACAg TTAAATGAAATAACCCCCTTTTTGGATGGAGGACTCATTTATGGTACTTCAAAAGCATGGTCTAACGTTCTAAGAACCTACACAAATGGCACTTTTGATCCTAATGGATTATTAGCAGCTTCTCATGAGAATTTATATCCCGAATATAATACTGATAAGTTGCCTATGTTCAATCCACCACCTCCGATTCACCATCATGAATATATTATGCAACATTATACAGAAGAAGTTGAACGATTTTTTA AATTAGGAAATCCAAGAGGTAATGAAAATCCATTCCTTCTTTCACTTGGTATAATTTGGTTTAGATGGCACAATCATATAGCAAATTATATAAGGCACAAACAACCTAACTGGTCTGGAGAAAAAATTTACAACGAAGCACGTAAATGGGTAATAGCAACACAGCAACACATTGTTACAAACGAATGGTTACCCGAATGGTTGGGAAAAAAACTTCCTAAGTATACTg gttACAATCCAACTATTGATCCACAAATTGATCAATTCTTCCAAGCTGCAGCCTTCCGATTTGGTCACACTTTGGTGCCACCAG GTGTATATTTGAGAGACTACGGAAAAAATGGTTGTAAAATAAAGCAAAATTCTAGAGCAATTAGAACATGTAATAACTATTGGATGtcagag AAttccatttttgaaaatatgaCAAAAATAGAAGGTATTattgatatagaaaaattaataatgggAATGTCTATTCAACTATGCGAAGAAGAAGATCATAAAATAGTAGAGGACTTAAGAGGTAGTTTATTTGGCCCACTTGAATTTTCAAGAAGAGACTTAATGGCACTCAATATACAAAGAGGCCGCGATCATGGCCTTCCAGATTATAATACTGTTCGGATGGCATATAATTTAGGAAGAGTTAATAATGAATCTCATTTTAAAAACGTAGGAAAAGAA ATTAAAcatacatttttgaaactacataattttTCCTTTGACAATGTCGATTTATGGGTGGGAGGAATTTTAGAAACAACAGATGGGCCTGGAGAATTATTTCAAGCTATCATATTTGATCAATTTGAACGTATACGTAATGGAGACAGATTTTGgtataagaataaaaaaaataa ACTCTTCACTTCTGATGAAATTAAAAGATTggaaaatctttcattttatgATATAATGATAAGCGTTACTTCGATGGAACATAATGATATTCCAAGTAAACCTTTTGGGGTACCTAAATCAG gaAAAGAAATGCATCGAACttgttatgaaaataaaatcattacaAAAAATACATGTAAAAAAAGTGGTACGAACATGAACTGCTACTACGCCAAGCAGATTACTATTGACGATGTTGATAAATGTACAAATCCTGCAACGTATGATTACTTTTACAATAGTAATATATCGTTTATTTTCACATTTATGGGATTATCTACTATTTTCTGTT GTTGTAtaacactattttattttcaattaagaataaaattaaataatcaagatCAATTCCAATCAGAGTGCAGAGAACCACATTTAATGAATGAAGATCAAACTCCTACAATGTTTACAG cAAATGAATGGCAAGGTAAAAAATTGCTATTGAGAcctataattattgttttaaatgtagagaaaaaacaaatagaagtacaaaattatttagGATTTATAATACGAGCAATAGATTTGACGAATTGCACAATAATAATG GTGTTTATATCTTCTGATAGTAACTATGTTATGATTAGGGTGGATCATAATTATGATTTAGTCCTAAAATTTGATACTAATTACTTGAAACACTTATTTCTTCGAACTATGAAGAAGTTTATTGTGGAATTAAGGACTAtttcaataaaagaaagtgAGAATATTACAGTTAAAGAATTGTTCAAGCAAGCTGTTACTAAAAGAAGTCGACAAAAAAAAGTGGAACAATTTTTCCGTGTAGTGTTCGCACAG GCACTTCACATAGTACACACAgaagaagaaatgttaaaaattgattCAACAGTTGCAAAGGAAGTAATTTATACTGAGTTAacaataatagaattttctgaAGCACTGAGTATGACACCAGATTCAGAATTTATTGGGAAg atatttaaatTAACCGATAAAGATAAAAATGGTTTCATATCATTCAGAGAATTTCTTGATAtgttgattatatttttaaaaggtTCAGCGGAAGAAAAAGTGAAACTGATGTTTGATATGTATGACATAAATGGAACAGGAAGATTGAAAAAAGATGATTTCAAGAATATGCTAAg ATCACTTATGGAAACAGTTAATGCAGATATAACtgataataatttagaaactttGGTGCAATCAATGATGGACCACGCAAATATAGCGATAAAGGAAACTATAAATTTGCAAGATTTTCATCAAATCCTTAGCGATTTTAATGATAAGTTAAATTGCGCGGAATTAGAACTTAATATCAACGCGaatggaaaatataagaaattacatATTGGAGCATCTACATCTAAATCAACTTTTATGGGAGAAGTGCAAAGAACAATGGAAAGTTTATATGCAGATCCAAACGAATTGCGAACTAGAATTGGTGgtgataataaaatagaaacagaCATACatcaagaaagaaataatatacatgaaatagaaaaaattgttgatgaTATTCCATATTCTCAAGACTACTGGTATCCTTTAATGAAATATCTTGCAAATAaaaagttacaaatattttggctatgtttatatactttcattctTATTGGTACCTTTTTTGAGAGATATTATT ATTATTCTATGGAATGTGAACACTCTGGTTTAAGACATATTTTAGGATATGGTCTAGCAATAACTAGAGGAGCAGCATCCGGAATAATGTTTACATACTCAACGCTTTTAATTACAATGTGTCataatacaattacattttttagaGATACTATTTTACAATTGTACATACCATTCGATTTTATGATTGAAATGCATAAGTACATTGCTTGTTGGGGATTACTTTTTACAG TACTTCATATAATTGGCCATGGATTTAACTTCTATCATATTTCAACGCAAACTGCTGACGACTTAACATGCTTGTTCCCTAATTATTTTCATCA aacACATGTACTGCCTAAATTCCATTATTGGTGTTTTCAAACAATAACAGGATTAACTGGAATCCTTTTAACTATTATAACAGGATTAATATATCTATGTTCTTTACCAAACATACGTAGAATTTTTTATAACTGGTTTTCATCAATACATTCTTTATATCCTGTTTTCTATATCTTAATATTACTGCATGGATCAGGAAGATTTGTTCaa GAAccatttttccattattttcttttgggtccattaattttatttattattgataagaTTGTTACTGTAACaagaaaaacaattgaaatatcaatattaaaggCAGATATACTACCATCag GTGTAATTTGTATTATGTTTCCCAAGCctccaaattttcaatataaatctggtcagtGGATTAGGGTTGCTTGTCCTGCGTTACAAACAAGCGAATATCATCCGTTCACATTATCATCTGCACCTCATGAGTCAAATTTAAGCATACACATTAGAACGGTTGGATCTTGGACTACTAAAATTAGAAATAGACTGGATCTTGCTGTAACGCTTAAAAAAGAATTACCAATG ATCCATATAGATGGTCCTTATGGTCAATGCCACCAAAATTGGTATAATTATGATTTAAGTATAATGATAGGAGGTGGAATAGGAGTTACACCTTTTGCATCAATATTAAAGGatattgtatataaaacaaataacgaattaaatatgagtcgtaaaaaa GTTTATTTTCTTTGGGTAACAAGAACGCAAAAACAGTTTGAATGGATGGTTGATATaataagaaacattgaaaatgctgatataaataatactatactgTGTCACATCtttattacacaattttatCAGAAATTTGATTTACGAACTATATTATTG tacATTTGTGAACgacattttcaaaaaatatcaaataagtcTTTATTTACTGGTTTGAAAGCAGTAACACATTTTGGGCGACCTAAGTTTTCAGAGTTTTTTATATCTGTTCAAAAGTTACATCCTACA ATTAATAGGATTGGAGTTTTTAGTTGTGGTACACCATCTATGATACAATCTATAGATACAGCTTGTAAATCTATTACTCTAAATCAAAATCTTAATGTTTTGTTCCAACATTACTATAAGAGTTTTTAA
- the LOC116428719 gene encoding dual oxidase 2-like isoform X1 produces MHILYNLIIIFYCIIFSYSKTTNSTTFVCLHCNKPEKDDFDNDKGRLLEWLFTGCWGDNGCNKTNFKTYVIEYAGYDGWYNNIGHPELGAVDTPLLRRWPAAYEDGVYKPSGYNRPEPLELSEKLLNGDIGSKSKTGKNVLLVFFGQHIVEEILDAQRPACPPEYFNIKIPNNHHYRTKLGHSEMPVLRTRYDKRTGHNPNNPRQQLNEITPFLDGGLIYGTSKAWSNVLRTYTNGTFDPNGLLAASHENLYPEYNTDKLPMFNPPPPIHHHEYIMQHYTEEVERFFKLGNPRGNENPFLLSLGIIWFRWHNHIANYIRHKQPNWSGEKIYNEARKWVIATQQHIVTNEWLPEWLGKKLPKYTGYNPTIDPQIDQFFQAAAFRFGHTLVPPGVYLRDYGKNGCKIKQNSRAIRTCNNYWMSENSIFENMTKIEGIIDIEKLIMGMSIQLCEEEDHKIVEDLRGSLFGPLEFSRRDLMALNIQRGRDHGLPDYNTVRMAYNLGRVNNESHFKNVGKEIKHTFLKLHNFSFDNVDLWVGGILETTDGPGELFQAIIFDQFERIRNGDRFWYKNKKNKLFTSDEIKRLENLSFYDIMISVTSMEHNDIPSKPFGVPKSVSFISGKEMHRTCYENKIITKNTCKKSGTNMNCYYAKQITIDDVDKCTNPATYDYFYNSNISFIFTFMGLSTIFCCCITLFYFQLRIKLNNQDQFQSECREPHLMNEDQTPTMFTANEWQGKKLLLRPIIIVLNVEKKQIEVQNYLGFIIRAIDLTNCTIIMVFISSDSNYVMIRVDHNYDLVLKFDTNYLKHLFLRTMKKFIVELRTISIKESENITVKELFKQAVTKRSRQKKVEQFFRVVFAQALHIVHTEEEMLKIDSTVAKEVIYTELTIIEFSEALSMTPDSEFIGKIFKLTDKDKNGFISFREFLDMLIIFLKGSAEEKVKLMFDMYDINGTGRLKKDDFKNMLRSLMETVNADITDNNLETLVQSMMDHANIAIKETINLQDFHQILSDFNDKLNCAELELNINANGKYKKLHIGASTSKSTFMGEVQRTMESLYADPNELRTRIGGDNKIETDIHQERNNIHEIEKIVDDIPYSQDYWYPLMKYLANKKLQIFWLCLYTFILIGTFFERYYYYSMECEHSGLRHILGYGLAITRGAASGIMFTYSTLLITMCHNTITFFRDTILQLYIPFDFMIEMHKYIACWGLLFTVLHIIGHGFNFYHISTQTADDLTCLFPNYFHQTHVLPKFHYWCFQTITGLTGILLTIITGLIYLCSLPNIRRIFYNWFSSIHSLYPVFYILILLHGSGRFVQEPFFHYFLLGPLILFIIDKIVTVTRKTIEISILKADILPSGVICIMFPKPPNFQYKSGQWIRVACPALQTSEYHPFTLSSAPHESNLSIHIRTVGSWTTKIRNRLDLAVTLKKELPMIHIDGPYGQCHQNWYNYDLSIMIGGGIGVTPFASILKDIVYKTNNELNMSRKKVYFLWVTRTQKQFEWMVDIIRNIENADINNTILCHIFITQFYQKFDLRTILLYICERHFQKISNKSLFTGLKAVTHFGRPKFSEFFISVQKLHPTINRIGVFSCGTPSMIQSIDTACKSITLNQNLNVLFQHYYKSF; encoded by the exons atgcatattttatataatttaattattattttctattgtattatatttagcTACAGTAAAACAACAAATTCAACTACTTTTGTATGTTTACACT GTAATAAACCAGAGAAGGATGATTTTGATAATGACAAAGGAAGATTATTAGAATGGTTATTTACCGGCTGCTGGGGAGATAACGGgtgtaataaaacaaattttaaaacttacGTAATAGAATATGCTGGATATGATGGATGGTATAACAATATTGGACATCCAGAATTAGGAGCTGTTGATACGCCTTTGTTAAGAAGATGGCCTGCTGCTTATGAAGACGGTGTATATAAACCTTCAGGGTATAATAGACCAGAACCATTAGAATTGAGTGAGAAACTACTTAATGGTGATATTGGTTCTAAGTCGAAAACaggaaaaaatgtattacttgtatttttTG GACAACATATTGTGGAAGAAATTTTGGATGCACAAAGACCCGCATGTCCACCagaatactttaatattaaaattccaaataatcatcattaTAGAACAAAACTTGGACATTCTGAAATGCCAGTATTACGTACACGTTACGATAAGAGAACTGGACACAACCCTAATAATCCGCGTCAACAg TTAAATGAAATAACCCCCTTTTTGGATGGAGGACTCATTTATGGTACTTCAAAAGCATGGTCTAACGTTCTAAGAACCTACACAAATGGCACTTTTGATCCTAATGGATTATTAGCAGCTTCTCATGAGAATTTATATCCCGAATATAATACTGATAAGTTGCCTATGTTCAATCCACCACCTCCGATTCACCATCATGAATATATTATGCAACATTATACAGAAGAAGTTGAACGATTTTTTA AATTAGGAAATCCAAGAGGTAATGAAAATCCATTCCTTCTTTCACTTGGTATAATTTGGTTTAGATGGCACAATCATATAGCAAATTATATAAGGCACAAACAACCTAACTGGTCTGGAGAAAAAATTTACAACGAAGCACGTAAATGGGTAATAGCAACACAGCAACACATTGTTACAAACGAATGGTTACCCGAATGGTTGGGAAAAAAACTTCCTAAGTATACTg gttACAATCCAACTATTGATCCACAAATTGATCAATTCTTCCAAGCTGCAGCCTTCCGATTTGGTCACACTTTGGTGCCACCAG GTGTATATTTGAGAGACTACGGAAAAAATGGTTGTAAAATAAAGCAAAATTCTAGAGCAATTAGAACATGTAATAACTATTGGATGtcagag AAttccatttttgaaaatatgaCAAAAATAGAAGGTATTattgatatagaaaaattaataatgggAATGTCTATTCAACTATGCGAAGAAGAAGATCATAAAATAGTAGAGGACTTAAGAGGTAGTTTATTTGGCCCACTTGAATTTTCAAGAAGAGACTTAATGGCACTCAATATACAAAGAGGCCGCGATCATGGCCTTCCAGATTATAATACTGTTCGGATGGCATATAATTTAGGAAGAGTTAATAATGAATCTCATTTTAAAAACGTAGGAAAAGAA ATTAAAcatacatttttgaaactacataattttTCCTTTGACAATGTCGATTTATGGGTGGGAGGAATTTTAGAAACAACAGATGGGCCTGGAGAATTATTTCAAGCTATCATATTTGATCAATTTGAACGTATACGTAATGGAGACAGATTTTGgtataagaataaaaaaaataa ACTCTTCACTTCTGATGAAATTAAAAGATTggaaaatctttcattttatgATATAATGATAAGCGTTACTTCGATGGAACATAATGATATTCCAAGTAAACCTTTTGGGGTACCTAAATCAG tttcttttatttcaggaAAAGAAATGCATCGAACttgttatgaaaataaaatcattacaAAAAATACATGTAAAAAAAGTGGTACGAACATGAACTGCTACTACGCCAAGCAGATTACTATTGACGATGTTGATAAATGTACAAATCCTGCAACGTATGATTACTTTTACAATAGTAATATATCGTTTATTTTCACATTTATGGGATTATCTACTATTTTCTGTT GTTGTAtaacactattttattttcaattaagaataaaattaaataatcaagatCAATTCCAATCAGAGTGCAGAGAACCACATTTAATGAATGAAGATCAAACTCCTACAATGTTTACAG cAAATGAATGGCAAGGTAAAAAATTGCTATTGAGAcctataattattgttttaaatgtagagaaaaaacaaatagaagtacaaaattatttagGATTTATAATACGAGCAATAGATTTGACGAATTGCACAATAATAATG GTGTTTATATCTTCTGATAGTAACTATGTTATGATTAGGGTGGATCATAATTATGATTTAGTCCTAAAATTTGATACTAATTACTTGAAACACTTATTTCTTCGAACTATGAAGAAGTTTATTGTGGAATTAAGGACTAtttcaataaaagaaagtgAGAATATTACAGTTAAAGAATTGTTCAAGCAAGCTGTTACTAAAAGAAGTCGACAAAAAAAAGTGGAACAATTTTTCCGTGTAGTGTTCGCACAG GCACTTCACATAGTACACACAgaagaagaaatgttaaaaattgattCAACAGTTGCAAAGGAAGTAATTTATACTGAGTTAacaataatagaattttctgaAGCACTGAGTATGACACCAGATTCAGAATTTATTGGGAAg atatttaaatTAACCGATAAAGATAAAAATGGTTTCATATCATTCAGAGAATTTCTTGATAtgttgattatatttttaaaaggtTCAGCGGAAGAAAAAGTGAAACTGATGTTTGATATGTATGACATAAATGGAACAGGAAGATTGAAAAAAGATGATTTCAAGAATATGCTAAg ATCACTTATGGAAACAGTTAATGCAGATATAACtgataataatttagaaactttGGTGCAATCAATGATGGACCACGCAAATATAGCGATAAAGGAAACTATAAATTTGCAAGATTTTCATCAAATCCTTAGCGATTTTAATGATAAGTTAAATTGCGCGGAATTAGAACTTAATATCAACGCGaatggaaaatataagaaattacatATTGGAGCATCTACATCTAAATCAACTTTTATGGGAGAAGTGCAAAGAACAATGGAAAGTTTATATGCAGATCCAAACGAATTGCGAACTAGAATTGGTGgtgataataaaatagaaacagaCATACatcaagaaagaaataatatacatgaaatagaaaaaattgttgatgaTATTCCATATTCTCAAGACTACTGGTATCCTTTAATGAAATATCTTGCAAATAaaaagttacaaatattttggctatgtttatatactttcattctTATTGGTACCTTTTTTGAGAGATATTATT ATTATTCTATGGAATGTGAACACTCTGGTTTAAGACATATTTTAGGATATGGTCTAGCAATAACTAGAGGAGCAGCATCCGGAATAATGTTTACATACTCAACGCTTTTAATTACAATGTGTCataatacaattacattttttagaGATACTATTTTACAATTGTACATACCATTCGATTTTATGATTGAAATGCATAAGTACATTGCTTGTTGGGGATTACTTTTTACAG TACTTCATATAATTGGCCATGGATTTAACTTCTATCATATTTCAACGCAAACTGCTGACGACTTAACATGCTTGTTCCCTAATTATTTTCATCA aacACATGTACTGCCTAAATTCCATTATTGGTGTTTTCAAACAATAACAGGATTAACTGGAATCCTTTTAACTATTATAACAGGATTAATATATCTATGTTCTTTACCAAACATACGTAGAATTTTTTATAACTGGTTTTCATCAATACATTCTTTATATCCTGTTTTCTATATCTTAATATTACTGCATGGATCAGGAAGATTTGTTCaa GAAccatttttccattattttcttttgggtccattaattttatttattattgataagaTTGTTACTGTAACaagaaaaacaattgaaatatcaatattaaaggCAGATATACTACCATCag GTGTAATTTGTATTATGTTTCCCAAGCctccaaattttcaatataaatctggtcagtGGATTAGGGTTGCTTGTCCTGCGTTACAAACAAGCGAATATCATCCGTTCACATTATCATCTGCACCTCATGAGTCAAATTTAAGCATACACATTAGAACGGTTGGATCTTGGACTACTAAAATTAGAAATAGACTGGATCTTGCTGTAACGCTTAAAAAAGAATTACCAATG ATCCATATAGATGGTCCTTATGGTCAATGCCACCAAAATTGGTATAATTATGATTTAAGTATAATGATAGGAGGTGGAATAGGAGTTACACCTTTTGCATCAATATTAAAGGatattgtatataaaacaaataacgaattaaatatgagtcgtaaaaaa GTTTATTTTCTTTGGGTAACAAGAACGCAAAAACAGTTTGAATGGATGGTTGATATaataagaaacattgaaaatgctgatataaataatactatactgTGTCACATCtttattacacaattttatCAGAAATTTGATTTACGAACTATATTATTG tacATTTGTGAACgacattttcaaaaaatatcaaataagtcTTTATTTACTGGTTTGAAAGCAGTAACACATTTTGGGCGACCTAAGTTTTCAGAGTTTTTTATATCTGTTCAAAAGTTACATCCTACA ATTAATAGGATTGGAGTTTTTAGTTGTGGTACACCATCTATGATACAATCTATAGATACAGCTTGTAAATCTATTACTCTAAATCAAAATCTTAATGTTTTGTTCCAACATTACTATAAGAGTTTTTAA
- the LOC116428724 gene encoding pyruvate dehydrogenase E1 component subunit beta, mitochondrial, translated as MNCLHPLKNAILSNILCIFQRNQYRFIKKMSVRDALNAALDEELERDEKVFILGEEVAQYDGAYKITKGLWKKYGDKRLIDTPITESGFCGIAIGAALAGLRPICEFMTFNFSLQAIDRIINGAAKNLYMSAGKFNVPIVFRGPNGNAKGLAAQHSQCFGAWYMSCPGLKVMSPTTSEDYRGCLKTAVRDPDPVVFLESEVLYNTTFPVSDEAMDKDFVIPIGKAKIEKLGKHITLTSHGQGTLYTLRAAEILAKEGIEAEVINLRSLRPLDWETIFKSVSKTHRLMTVELGWPTCGVGSEIVATVMENPVFFQLDAPAIRCTGIDVPMPYAENIEYECIPKDHHIAEFAKKICGISI; from the coding sequence ATGAATTGTTTACATCCCTTGAAAAATGCgatattatcaaatatattgtgtatttttcaaagaaaccaatacagatttataaaaaaaatgagtGTAAGAGATGCATTAAACGCAGCTCTTGACGAAGAATTAGAGAGAGatgaaaaagtatttattttggGAGAAGAAGTGGCACAATATGATGGTgcttataaaataacaaaaggtCTATGGAAGAAATATGGAGATAAAAGATTAATCGATACACCTATCACAGAAAGTGGATTTTGTGGTATTGCTATTGGAGCAGCACTTGCTGGTTTAAGACCGATATGTGAATTTAtgacattcaatttttcattacaagcTATAGACCGTATTATAAATGGAGCAGCTAAAAACTTATATATGAGTGCGGGAAAATTTAATGTGCCTATTGTATTTCGTGGGCCAAATGGTAATGCTAAAGGTTTAGCGGCACAACATTCTCAATGTTTTGGGGCATGGTACATGAGTTGTCCTGGTTTGAAAGTTATGTCACCTACAACTTCTGAAGATTATAGAGGATGTTTGAAAACTGCTGTTCGAGATCCTGATCCAGTTGTATTTTTAGAAAGTGAAGTACTTTATAACACTACATTTCCTGTATCGGATGAAGCTATGGACAAAGACTTTGTAATACCGATTGGTAAAGctaaaattgagaaactggGTAAACATATTACATTAACTTCACATGGTCAGGGTACACTTTATACACTACGAGCAGCTGAAATTCTAGCAAAAGAGGGAATAGAAGCAGAAGTTATTAATTTACGTTCTCTGAGACCACTAGATTGGGAAACAATATTCAAATCAGTTTCAAAAACGCATAGACTAATGACAGTTGAGCTGGGATGGCCTACATGTGGAGTAGGTTCTGAGATAGTGGCTACTGTTatggaaaatccagtatttttTCAACTTGATGCGCCAGCCATTCGCTGTACAGGTATCGATGTACCTATGCCGTatgcagaaaatattgaatatgaatGTATACCCAAAGACCATCATATTGCAGAGTTTGCTAAGAAAATTTGTGgtataagtatataa